The following proteins are encoded in a genomic region of Rissa tridactyla isolate bRisTri1 chromosome 5, bRisTri1.patW.cur.20221130, whole genome shotgun sequence:
- the C5H4orf33 gene encoding UPF0462 protein C4orf33 homolog isoform X1, with protein sequence MGAKSVVQLKCIYMNARSMGNKRDELEAIAQQDSYDVVAITETWWDDCHDWNAAMNGYKLFRRDRQGRRGGGVSLYIRECFDCIELDSSDDKVECLWVRLKGKGNTGDVVLGVCYRRPDQDEDTDEVFCKWLAEISQSPALVLVGDFNLPRICWKYNTAESRQARRFLECIEDNFLTQLVGEPIRGSASLDLLFTNREGLVGDVVGGCLGFSDHEMVKSSIRSDVRRGVSKTWDFRRVAFGLFRTLVERVPWETVPKGKGVQERWTLFKKEILKAQEQAVPKCRKSKGQAEWPVWMNKELLMELRNKRRVYHLWKKGQATQEEYRDLIRLYRAKIREAKAQLELNLGTNIKDNKKSFYKHINKKRARENLHPLLDAGGKVATKDKEKAEILNAFFASIFNSQTSYPQGAQPPELEDKDGEQNNPPIIQEEVVSDLLLHLEGRYQTTGGWLM encoded by the exons atgggggcgAAATCGGTAgtccagctcaagtgcatctacatgaatgcacgtagcatgggcaacaaacgggatgagctggaagccattgcacagcaggacagctatgacgtagttgccatcacagaaacgtggtgggatgactgtcacgactggaatgctgcaatgaatggctataagctcttcagaagggataggcaaggaaggagaggcgggggtgtgtctctgtacattagggaatgttttgattgtatagagctagattccagtgacgATAAAGTCgaatgtttatgggtaaggttgaaggggaagggaaatacgggagatgttgtgctgggagtatgctatagacgacccgaccaggatgaggacacagatgaagtattctgtaagtgGCTAGCTGAaatctcgcaatcgccagcccttgttctggttggggacttcaacctgccacgtatctgctggaaatataacacagcagagagcaggcaggctaggaggttccttgagtgcatagaagataacttcctgacacaactggtaggtgagcctatcAGGGGaagtgcctcgctagacctactgttcacaaacagagaaggactcgtgggagatgtGGTCGGAGGTTGCCTTGGGTTTAGCGATCACGAAATGGTCAAGTcttcaattcgtagcgatgtaaggaggggggttagcaaaacctgggacttccggagggtggcctttggcttgttcaggacactggttgagagagtcccttgggagacagtcccgaagggcaaaggggtccaggaacgctggacgctcttcaagaaggaaatcttaaaggcccaggagcaggctgtccccaagtgtcgcaagtctaaagggcaggcagaatggccagtctggatgaataaggaacttctgatggaacttaggaataaaaggagggtttaccacctttggaagaagggacaggcaactcaggaggagtacagagatctcattaggttatacagagcgAAAATTAGggaggcaaaagcccagctggagctcaacttgggcactaacattaaggacaacaaaaaaagcttttataaacacattaacaaaaagagagccagggagaatctccatcccttactggatgcgggggggaaagttgcaactaaagacaaggagaaggctgagatacttaatgccttctttgcctccatcttcaatagtcagaccagctatccccagggtgctcagcctcctgagctggaagataaggatggagagcagaacaacccacccataatccaggaggaagtagtcagtgatctgcttctgcacctagag ggcaggtaccagacgactggagggtggctaatgtga
- the C5H4orf33 gene encoding UPF0462 protein C4orf33 homolog isoform X3, producing MKMEFTIKHTWDGLPVSHEPVTIVLKSDNAGLLMEVTAPFINDPPAPLGEPGKPFSRLWDYEVVEAFFLSDRTEHYLEVELCPHGQHLVLLLSGKRRVWEVSGQVHSNEELPLEFEVTRMKTKWEGKAHLPWSYFPPSTNKFNAFAIHGSGEDRKYEALYPVPQHELQEGQKPDFHRLEFFKDLNLKELMGEDWKQPESDIWKFLPN from the exons ATGAAGATGGAATTTACAATTAAACACACATGGGATGGTTTACCTGTGAGCCATGAGCCAGTAACAATTGTGCTGAAGTCAGACAATGCAGGACTGCTAATGGAAGTTACTGCTCCCTTCATTAATGATCCGCCAGCACCACTTGGAGAGCCAGGGAAACCTTTTAGTAGACTGTGGGACTATGAGG ttgtggaaGCATTTTTCCTGAGTGACAGAACTGAACACTATTTAGAAGTTGAACTTTGTCC CCATGGACAACACTtggtgctgctgctttctggcaaAAGAAGAGTATGGGAAGTAAGCGGTCAAGTACATTCAAAT GAAGAACTTCCTTTAGAGTTTGAGGTGACCAGAATGAAAACTAAATGGGAGGGTAAAGCCCATCTTCCTTGGAGTTATTTTCCACCATCCACTAACAAGTTCAATGCATTTGCAATTCATGGCTcaggagaagacagaaaatatgaaGCTCTTTATCCTGTGCCTCAACATGAACTACAGGAAGGACAGAAACCAGATTT TCATCGCCTGGAATTTTTCAAAGATTTGAACCTGAAAGAGCTAATGGGAGAAGACTGGAAGCAGCCTGAATCAGATATATGGAAGTTTCTTCCTAATTAA
- the C5H4orf33 gene encoding UPF0462 protein C4orf33 homolog isoform X2: MGAKSVVQLKCIYMNARSMGNKRDELEAIAQQDSYDVVAITETWWDDCHDWNAAMNGYKLFRRDRQGRRGGGVSLYIRECFDCIELDSSDDKVECLWVRLKGKGNTGDVVLGVCYRRPDQDEDTDEVFCKWLAEISQSPALVLVGDFNLPRICWKYNTAESRQARRFLECIEDNFLTQLVGEPIRGSASLDLLFTNREGLVGDVVGGCLGFSDHEMVKSSIRSDVRRGVSKTWDFRRVAFGLFRTLVERVPWETVPKGKGVQERWTLFKKEILKAQEQAVPKCRKSKGQAEWPVWMNKELLMELRNKRRVYHLWKKGQATQEEYRDLIRLYRAKIREAKAQLELNLGTNIKDNKKSFYKHINKKRARENLHPLLDAGGKVATKDKEKAEILNAFFASIFNSQTSYPQGAQPPELEDKDGEQNNPPIIQEEVVSDLLLHLEIMEEKSYI; the protein is encoded by the exons atgggggcgAAATCGGTAgtccagctcaagtgcatctacatgaatgcacgtagcatgggcaacaaacgggatgagctggaagccattgcacagcaggacagctatgacgtagttgccatcacagaaacgtggtgggatgactgtcacgactggaatgctgcaatgaatggctataagctcttcagaagggataggcaaggaaggagaggcgggggtgtgtctctgtacattagggaatgttttgattgtatagagctagattccagtgacgATAAAGTCgaatgtttatgggtaaggttgaaggggaagggaaatacgggagatgttgtgctgggagtatgctatagacgacccgaccaggatgaggacacagatgaagtattctgtaagtgGCTAGCTGAaatctcgcaatcgccagcccttgttctggttggggacttcaacctgccacgtatctgctggaaatataacacagcagagagcaggcaggctaggaggttccttgagtgcatagaagataacttcctgacacaactggtaggtgagcctatcAGGGGaagtgcctcgctagacctactgttcacaaacagagaaggactcgtgggagatgtGGTCGGAGGTTGCCTTGGGTTTAGCGATCACGAAATGGTCAAGTcttcaattcgtagcgatgtaaggaggggggttagcaaaacctgggacttccggagggtggcctttggcttgttcaggacactggttgagagagtcccttgggagacagtcccgaagggcaaaggggtccaggaacgctggacgctcttcaagaaggaaatcttaaaggcccaggagcaggctgtccccaagtgtcgcaagtctaaagggcaggcagaatggccagtctggatgaataaggaacttctgatggaacttaggaataaaaggagggtttaccacctttggaagaagggacaggcaactcaggaggagtacagagatctcattaggttatacagagcgAAAATTAGggaggcaaaagcccagctggagctcaacttgggcactaacattaaggacaacaaaaaaagcttttataaacacattaacaaaaagagagccagggagaatctccatcccttactggatgcgggggggaaagttgcaactaaagacaaggagaaggctgagatacttaatgccttctttgcctccatcttcaatagtcagaccagctatccccagggtgctcagcctcctgagctggaagataaggatggagagcagaacaacccacccataatccaggaggaagtagtcagtgatctgcttctgcacctagag ATTATGGAAGAAAAGTCATATATTTAA